One window of the Micromonas commoda chromosome 11, complete sequence genome contains the following:
- a CDS encoding predicted protein — translation MTTDAPGSESLPRVKAKHVFLLFALFAFVNTSLRRVFSPKDGLADSISLPDGSSSDGIERDHAFAAMMLFGAAFMFNMNAAMWSLHVTKTSLNLQVAYISAVAAWTHYEMWLGKDWYVSYMGSRFMGGNAVAFSGLRQLEWCFTTPILLTIVQNIHAYAFAAAGTSDKGKRNPATYQPVNRAVLIAADECMLLCGLVLPLASGVERAVFLTAAVACFVFIIYHSVHALLDVMTFSELSHMDSARLTAIVALKVIAWSGYPITYFATEFGYIDCKTQHDWYLYNDVITKFSYTLIISAGSLRFIEVLEERRKAFAIQMSRVQRAFFFNITHELRTPLNSIIGFNTLAMESGELTEFTESFIKASLTSAEALLGLINQILDFAKFEGAKDKSGGSNATIELSDDVFTLRQLVEQVMDISQKASSRGVDLIFSITSPEHFNTKLVGDFFRLRQCCVNLVDNAIKYSSNVNGRTALVEFSMGIAPGAKPDSLAITFAVEDNGVGIKLEKQHTLFVPFCQPADHKTAKEKGTGLGLVITKAIIECMGGDIDFESVEGTGTKFFFTLDFERAREASIDGGDDADFVEDAAQLEALPPKARVVFHPAMNESTRKHVTCIMKCFGAKPGVNYVTVPGEDTLKDKIRQASLLGVPVVLTDVINLNSSLDFIKATPRAGIIIFGLPYQLMELHKNISDMRNVQTVLKPVKPSDLLKAIAKLTHQGATREIDFLNDTTDSEDGAVQKRLEHAEIKAAENALIKVEPPDVAEGTGELKGMTVLLVEDNIMNQQMAKFSILKCGADLEIAMHGQEAVDMVTARFDQGKPGYDCILMDMMMPIMDGATATTEIRALEQRRRLTPQTIVGLSANVGPEYTARVKAAGMDGSMSKPFYPATLRNTLLNVKKGTYVGFGSSRLSIDRIHTTIEEKPGN, via the exons ATGAcgaccgacgcgccgggctcggAGTCGCTGCCGCGCGTCAAGGCGAAGCACGTGTTCC TGCTCTTCGCGCTCTTCGCTTTCGTCAACACCAGCCTACGCAGGGTCTTCTCCCCCAAGGATGGCTTGGCCGACAGCATCAGCCTGCCCGACGGCTCTTCCAGCGACGGCATCGAGCGCGAccacgcgttcgcggcgatgatgctGTTCGGAGCCGCGTTCATGTTCAAcatgaacgcggcgatgtgGTCGCTGCACGTCACGAAGACGTCGCTTAACCTGCAGGTGGCGTACATcagcgcggtcgcggcgtggACCCACTACGAGATGTGGCTCGGTAAGGATTGGTACGTCTCCTACATGGGATCGCGGTTCATGGGGGGCAACGCGGTGGCCTTCTCCGGGTTGAGGCAGCTCGAGTGGTGCTTCACGACGCCGATCCTGCTGACGATCGTCCAGAACATCCACGCgtacgcgttcgccgcggcgggcacgagCGACAAGGGCAAGCGAAATCCCGCGACGTACCAACCGGTTAACCGAGCCgtgctcatcgccgcggacgagtgcATGCTGCTCTGCGGCTTGGTGCTCCCCTTGGCGtcgggcgtcgagcgcgccgtcttTCTcaccgcggccgtcgcgtgCTTCGTCTTCATCATCTATCACAGCGTccacgcgctgctcgacgtGATGACCTTCAGCGAGTTGTCCCACATGGACAGCGCGAGGCTcaccgccatcgtcgcgctgAAGGTTATCGCGTGGAGCGGGTACCCCATCACCTACTTTGCCACAGAGTTTGGATACATCGACTGCAAAACCCAGCACGACTGGTACCTGTACAACGACGTCATCACCAAGTTTTCGTACACCTTGATCATCTCCGCCGGGTCCCTGCGGTTCATCGAGGTGCTGGAGGAGAGGCGCAAGGCGTTTGCGATTCAGATGTCGCGCGTGCAGCGAGCGTTCTTCTTCAACATCACGCACGAGCTTCGAACCCCGCTCAACTCCATCATCGGCTTCAACACCCTCGCCATGGAGTCcggcgagctcaccgagTTCACCGAGTCGTTCATCAAGGCCTCGCTCACCAGCGCCGAAGCGCTGTTGGGTCTCATCAACCAGATTCTCGATTTCGCCAAGTTTGAGGGCGCCAAGGACAAGTCCGGCGGAAGCAACGCCACCATAGAGCTCTCCGACGACGTGTTCACCCTCCGACAACTCGTCGAGCAGGTGATGGACATCTCGCAGAAGGCGTCGAGCAGGGGCGTGGACCTCATCTTCTCCATCACGTCTCCCGAGCACTTCAACACCAAGCTCGTGGGTGACTTTTTCCGTCTCAGGCAGTGCTGCGTCAACCTGGTGGACAACGCCATCAAGTACAGTTCGAACGTGAACGGCAGGACCGCGCTGGTGGAGTTCTCCATGGGCATCGCCCCGGGCGCCAAACCCGACAGCCTCGCCATCACGTTCGCCGTGGAGGATAACGGCGTGGGCATCAAGCTCGAGAAGCAGCACACCCTCTTTGTCCCGTTTTGCCAACCCGCGGATCACAagacggcgaaggagaaggGAACCGGCCTCGGGTTGGTCATCACCAAGGCCATCATCGAGTGCATGGGAGGGGACATCGACTTCGAGTCCGTGGAGGGCACGGGGACCAAGTTTTTCTTCACCCTGGACTTTGAGCGAGCCAGGGAGGCGagcatcgacggcggcgacgacgcggatttCGTCGAGGATGCCGCGCAGCTCGAAGCCCTGCCTCCCAAGGCCAGGGTGGTGTTCCACCCGGCGATGAACGAGAGCACGCGTAAGCACGTCACCTGCATCATGAAGTGCTTCGGGGCGAAACCCGGCGTCAACTACGTCACCGTGCCGGGCGAGGATACGCTCAAGGATAAGATACGACAGGCTTCGCTGCTGGGCGTCCCGGTGGTGTTGACGGACGTCATCAACCTCAACTCGAGCCTCGATTTCATCAAGgcgaccccgcgggcggggatCATCATCTTCGGACTGCCGTACCAGCTCATGGAACTGCACAAGAACATTTCGGACATGCGGAACGTCCAGACGGTGCTCAAGCCGGTTAAGCCCTCCGATTTGTTGAAGGCTATCGCCAAGCTCACGCATCAGGGCGCCACCAGGGAGATTGACTTCCTCAACGACACAACCGACTCTGAGGATGGCGCGGTGCAGAAACGACTGGAGCACGCGGAGAtcaaggctgcggagaaCGCGCTGATCAAGGTGGAACCGCCTGATGTGGCGGAAGGTACCGGGGAGCTCAAGGGGATGACGGTGCTTCTCGTGGAGGACAACATCATGAACCAGCAGATGGCCAAGTTTTCCATCCTCAAGTGCGGCGCGGACCTGGAGATCGCCATGCACGGGCAGGAGGCTGTGGACATGGTGACGGCGAGGTTCGATCAGGGTAAACCCGGGTACGACTGCATCCTGATGGACATGATGATGCCCATCATGGACGgagccacggcgacgacggagattCGCGCGTTGGAAcagaggaggaggctgacgccgcAGACCATCGTGGGACTGAGCGCAAACGTGGGACCCGAGTACACCGCTCGGGTCAAGGCGGCTGGCATGGACGGCAGCATGTCCAAGCCCTTCTACCCGGCCACGCTGCGAAACACGCTGCTGAACGTCAAGAAGGGCACGTACGTCGGGTTCGGGTCCAGCCGCCTGAGCATCGACCGCATCCACACGACCATCGAGGAGAAGCCGGGCAACTGA
- a CDS encoding ATP-binding cassette superfamily ((Uup homolog/duplicated ATPase)): protein MDILISNVQLYGGRQELLSDATLKLVFGTKYGLVGRNGTGKSTLLHAISERTIPVPSHLHIIHVEQEAEPSDKSALQTVLDTDEERNYLLNLEKIMLEEEKDKHEGIDLNEVYERLDEIGSDEAIARAGGILGGLGFDARDQAKATKEFSGGWRMRISLAQALFMKPDLLLLDEPTNHLDVHALTWLEEFLQRWEKTVVIVSHDRGFLNDTTTATMFLHNKRLRYYGGNYDTFVKVRAEHRANEQAVASNQNQRESHLKNFIAKFGQGHKKMVKQAQCRMKMLAKLQEEKVDMDFDDPYLRINFPSATPLPPPCISVMNVSFGYEGYQTLYEGLDFGLDMDSRVAIVGPNGAGKSTFLKLLEGDILPTQGWVNRHTKLRLARFSQHHLESMNLEEDCVFHMKSLDNEMPLEEARAYLGRFGLSGELATKPVKFLSGGQKSRLAFAELAWKQPHIMLLDEPTNHLDLETIEALAMALNNFEGGVVLVSHDERLISLVVDEIWQVKKGDMEKDPPEPGSWDTTTTRSTR from the exons ATGGACATCCTGATCAGCAACGTGCAGCTGTACGGAGGCAGGCAGGAGTTACTGTCGGACGCCACGCTGAAGCTGGTGTTCGGCACCAAGTACGGCCTGGTCGGACGCAACGGCACCGGAAAGTCCACCCTGCTCCACGCCATCTCGGAGCGAACCATCCCGGTGCCGTCGCACCTCCACATCATCCACGTCGAGCAGGAAGCCGAGCCCTCCGACAAGAGCGCGCTCCAGACGGTGTTGGACACGGACGAAGAGCGCAACTACCTCCTGAACCTCGAGAAGATcatgctcgaggaggagaaggacaAGCACGAGGGCATCGACCTCAACGAGGTGTACGAACGGCTGGACGAGATCGGGTCCGACGAGGccatcgctcgcgcgggcgggatcCTCGGCGGTTTAgggttcgacgcgagggaccaGGCGAAGGCCACGAAGGAGTTCTCGGGCGGGTGGCGCATGCGCATCtccctcgcgcaggcgctgtTCATGAAACCCGACCTGCTCCTCCTGGACGAGCCCACCAACCACCTCGACGTGCACGCGCTGACGTGGCTCGAGGAGTTTTTGCAGCGGTGGGAGAAGACGGTGGTGATCGTCTCGCACGACCGCGGGTTCCTGAACGAcaccaccaccgccaccATGTTCCTGCACAACAAGCGGCTGAGGTACTACGGAGGTAACTACGACACCTTCGTCAAGGTGAGAGCCGAGCACCGAGCCAACGAGCAAGCCGTGGCGTCCAACCAGAACCAACGCGAGTCGCACCTCAAAAACTTCATCGCCAAGTTTGGCCAGGGCCACAAGAAGATGGTCAAGCAGGCGCAGTGCCGGATGAAGATGCTCGCCAAGCTCCAGGAGGAGAAGGTTGACATGGACTTTGACGATCCGTACCTCCGAATCAACTttccgagcgcgacgccgctgccgccgccgtgcatCTCCGTCATGAACGTGTCGTTCGGATACGAGGGATACCAGACCCTTTACGAGGGTTTAGACTTTGGGCTGGACATGgactcgcgcgtcgccatcgtcggccCCAACGGCGCGGGTAAGTCCACCTTTCTcaagctcctcgagggcgacaTCCTCCCCACGCAGGGTTGGGTCAACAGGCACACCAAGCTCCGACTCGCCAGGTTCAGCCAGCACCACCTCGAGTCCATgaacctcgaggaggacTGCGTGTTTCACATGAAGAGCCTGGACAACGAGATGCCCCTGGAGGAGGCCCGCGCCTACCTCGGTAGGTTCGGTCTCAGCGGCGAGCTGGCGACCAAGCCCGTCAAGTTTCTGTCCGGCGGCCAAAAGTCCCGCCTAGCGTTTGCCGAGCTCGCGTGGAAGCAGCCCCACATCATGCTCCTGGACGAGCCCACGAACCACCTGGACCTGGAGACcatcgaggcgctggcgatgGCGCTGAACAActtcgagggcggcgtcgtgctgGTGTCGCACGACGAGCGGTTGAtctcgctcgtcgtcgacgaaaTCTGGCAGGTGAAGAAGGGCGACATGGAGAAGGACCCGCCGGAGCCCGG ctcgtgggATACGACGACTACAAGAAGCACGAGATGA
- a CDS encoding predicted protein, which translates to MATMVGVFVSSMHVGAVRAIARRVPGAPREGARVFVLSTAKRPTGAARLMTGRRSGNTGGTRVRASKDDETAVKDVEKRRRAHPFDDETAPSTASTPADRDVADDEPVNLVEEFKRGMDFGNSMKERFTTARIDDRGLPIADALVCVTASVFVATMVLALGIPRPSWLVPAPWVPRWRSLPFLVPAVSHGTKLAACWIPGALAARAYESEAYDGSVEEAVSRTVKGGCFAIGILILITQFSITAQFAAKGMPPPQLGDSYETDLILNGAASELIADSFFEAVALIGWRIVRCKTDIPPDDPSNTRWYD; encoded by the coding sequence ATGGCCACGATGGTCGGGGTATTCGTGTCATCGATGCACGTCGGGGCGGTTCGCGCCATCGCTCGTCGCGTGCCGGGAGCGCCTCGAGAAGGGGCGCGGGTGTTCGTCCTATCCACAGCCAAACGCCCAactggcgcggcgcggctgatGACGGGTCGGAGGAGTGGGAACACGGGGGGAACGCGGGTGCGCGCGTCCAAGGATGACGAAACCGCGGTGAAGGATGTCGAAaagaggcgacgcgcgcatccCTTTGACGACGAAACCGCtccgtccacggcgtccacacccgccgatcgcgacgtggccgacgacgagcccgtcAACCTCGTGGAGGAGTTCAAGCGAGGGATGGACTTTGGTAACTCGATGAAGGAGAGgttcaccaccgcgcgcatcgacgaCCGGGGCCtgcccatcgccgacgcgctcgtgtgCGTCACAGCGTCGGTGTTCGTGGCGACGATGGTGCTGGCGCTGGGCATCCCGCGGCCGTCGTGGCTggtgccggcgccgtgggTGCCCAGGTGGAGGTCGCTGCCGTTCCTGGTGCCGGCGGTTTCGCACGGAACCAAGCTGGCGGCGTGCTGGAtcccgggcgcgctcgcggcgagggcgtacgAGTCCGAGGCGTACGACGGGTCCGTGGAGGAGGCCGTGAGCCGGACGGTCAAAGGAGGTTGTTTCGCGATCGGCATCCTCATCCTGATCACGCAGTTTTCGATCACCGCGCAGTTTGCGGCGAAggggatgccgccgccgcagctcgGGGACAGCTACGAGACGGACCTCATCttgaacggcgcggcgagtgAGCTGATCGCGGACTCGTTCTTtgaggcggtggcgctgatCGGGTGGAGGATCGTCAGGTGCAAGACGGACATTCCGCCGGATGATCCGAGCAACACGCGGTGGTACGACTGA
- a CDS encoding hypothetical protein (Contains zinc finger CCHC-type domains,a IMP dehydrogenase / GMP reductase domain, and ankyrin repeat regions), which produces MGRENLRQKARRHAHVRIRNGLDVDRRQPTDDEIQDLLEGISRNAVPKFGLVKLSAMRLDDGVEPPAWFERIIRWPKGELIPMVHLAALRRRDAILVQLLRAGAAPFTRLGGDEIGDHDEEETLSRRARTFLAGLRTPHATWLVVVAAHMRLRAVAASQAVCRNDREPDPADVCNRCGQTGHWAKDCERPKNANAPLRESRTEPNASDVCNGCGGTGHWFRDCPAAAERVKGEETSKEQSRCSACGIDEPSRPMTFGACGHVACEPCAWRHLLDRYGRRGDGSSSGDGSAKDEDGDRAVTHRGEGIPADAEWTCPGCAELEVFDERDDDDDDLTRLYAAAPGTIAAESKRRWLELSPVVKRLRGGGDPKNGKSSKRFVGLGPRACARLRLGTSRPKRTEALIAAAQQGDARRIRAIVAAGCDVNCSDEYGLTPLMWAGWRGKAIAADALLRSGADPARTARGGGGVTASVAASAAGHVRLTATLRVAEDDAGTSIASLTVDWDSDEADKSESRAVFPVKTLVDPAMDHPGANHSFIVDGAVPEHVLTRLERTWEASTREAAAAVDAALSEESDEVVERIRSPTDDCSAADAASAEAARAKAIAEATDARSMERKRSDTCATRAHFCDVRGWARAAVLKAARASGMPARGVHPQFRILHYPNPGGVMAPHVDLSKALDPVDSTWSGEGAEVAGSKPALATTHTFLLYLRTCDAGGETALLREVKSAAGVEGAVGAQSLAEVKPLRGRLLVFPHECPHAGRPVVDTNKLVLRGELW; this is translated from the coding sequence ATGGGCCGTGAGAATTTGCGCCAGAAAGCGCGACGTCACGCGCATGTGCGCATACGTAACGGTTTGGACGTCGACCGCCGACAGCCGACAGACGACGAGATTCAGGACCTGCTGGAGGGGATCAGCCGCAACGCGGTGCCCAAGTTCGGGCTCGTCAAGCTCAGCGCCATGCgactcgacgacggcgtcgagcccccCGCGTGGTTTGAACGGATCATCCGCTGGCCAAAGGGCGAGCTCATACCGATGgtccacctcgcggcgctgcgaagGAGGGATGCCATCCTTGTCCAGCTCCTTCGCGCCGGGGCCGCGCCGTTTAcgcgactcggcggcgacgagatcgGGGAccacgacgaggaagagACGCTGTCGCGCAGGGCGAGGACGTTCCTCGCCGGTCTGCGCACCCCACACGCCACGTGGCTCGTcgtggtcgccgcgcacatgcgcctgcgcgcggtggcggcgtcgcaggcTGTCTGTCGCAACGATCGCGAACCAGACCCCGCGGATGTGTGCAACCGGTGCGGCCAGACGGGACACTGGGCTAAGGACTGCGAACGACCGAagaacgcgaacgcgcccctGCGCGAGTCCCGCACCGAACCCAACGCGTCGGACGTGTGCAACGGATGCGGCGGCACCGGGCACTGGTTCAGGGAttgccccgccgccgccgagcgcgtcaagGGGGAGGAAACGTCGAAGGAACAAAGTCGATGCTCGGCGTGCGGGATAGACGAGCCGAGTCGACCGATGACgttcggcgcgtgcggccACGTGGCGTGCGAGCCGTGCGCGTGGCGTCACCTGCTCGACAGgtacgggcgacgcggcgacggttcaTCTTCCGGCGACGGTTCGGCGAaagacgaggacggggaccgggcggtgactcaccgggggGAGGGTATACCGGCGGATGCGGAGTGGACGTGTCCCGGgtgcgccgagctcgaagtattcgacgagcgcgacgacgacgacgacgacttgaCGCGgttgtacgcggcggcgccggggacgatcgcggcggagtccAAAAGGCGTTGGCTCGAGCTCTCCCCGGTGGTGAAGCGGCTgagaggcggcggggatccGAAAAACGGAAAGTCGTCCAAGAGGTTTGTCGGTTTGGGTCCcagggcgtgcgcgcggctgcggcttGGCACCTCTCGGCCGAAGCGCACCGAGGctctcatcgccgcggctcagcaaggggacgcgcgacggatccgcgccatcgtcgccgccgggtgcgaCGTGAACTGCTCCGACGAGTACGGTCTCACGCCGCTGATGTGGGCCGGGTGGAGGGGCAAGGCGATCGCCGCAGACGCGTTGCTTAGATCCGGGGCGGAtcccgcgaggaccgcgaggggcggcggcggggtgaccgcgtcggtggctgcgtccgccgcggggcacgtTCGACTCACGGCGACGCTTcgggtcgccgaggacgacgcggggacgTCCATCGCGAGTCTCACCGTCGATTGGGAttccgacgaggcggacaaGTCGGAGTCGCGAGCCGTTTTTCCGGTTAAGACGCTCGTGGACCCGGCGATGGATCACCCGGGCGCCAACCACTcgttcatcgtcgacggcgccgtcccggaGCACGTGTTGACGAGGCTCGAGCGCACGTgggaggcgtcgacgcgggaggctgccgcggcggtcgacgcggcgctgagcgaggagagcgacgaggtcgtcgagcgaATCCGATCGCCAACCGACGATTgttccgccgccgacgccgcgtccgcggaggcggccagGGCGAaggccatcgccgaggcgaccgacgcgcggTCGATGGAACGTAAGAGGTCGGAcacgtgcgcgacgcgcgcgcactTCTGCGACGTCCGGGgctgggcgcgcgcggcggtgttgaAAGCCGCGAGGGCTTCCGGCATGCCAGCGCGGGGCGTGCATCCGCAGTTTCGAATCTTGCACTATCCCAACCCGGGGGGCGTCATGGCGCCGCACGTGGACCTGAGCAAGGCGCTGGACCCCGTCGACTCGACGTGGAgcggcgagggtgccgaggtcgcgggttcgaaaCCGGCGCTGGCCACGACGCACACGTTCTTGCTGTACCTGCGAacgtgcgacgccggcggcgagacggcgctgctccgcgaggtcaagtcggcggcgggcgtcgaaggcgcggtgggcgctcagtcgctcgcggaggtgaaGCCGCTCAGGGGGCGGTTGCTGGTGTTCCCGCACGAGTGTCCGCACGCGGGCAGGCCGGTGGTTGACACGAACAAGCTGGTGCTCAGGGGAGAACTTTGGTAA
- a CDS encoding mitochondrial carrier family has protein sequence MSSPSTTAAASAPPASVYALGSPWQREWLAASCGCTIADTIFNPLEVLKVRKQIAMSASSAGGGAPSATSMALARAAIAEKGVARGLWLPGLEATMYRAFSYTGFRIGLYPTVRNAIVDSGTFGDADSVSCRIAAGATTGAVGSAIFNPIDVVRIRMQGANPYPSTLGAFRAIAAEEGALGLWRGIDVCVARAALLSGSQLATYDTTKRWMKDHGVMSEGPALHFTASFVSGVVAQTVTQPVDTLKTLVMANGGNGGGKGNGGGTLATLGALLARSGPIGLYRGYWPAMARQGPVMVIQMPIVEQFRKALGLDYF, from the coding sequence atgtcgtcgccgtccaccaccgccgcggcgtccgcgcctcccgcgagTGTCTACGCGCTCGGTAGCCCGTGGCAGCGCGAgtggctcgccgcgagctgcgggTGCACCATCGCGGACACCATCTTCAACCCGCTCGAGGTTCTCAAGGTTCGGAAGCAGATTgcgatgtccgcgtcgtcggccggcggcggtgccccttccgcgacgagcatggcgctggcgcgcgcggcgatcgcggagaagggcgtCGCGAGAGGGCTCTGGCTTCCCGGTCTGGAGGCGACGATGTATCGCGCGTTTTCCTACACCGGCTTCCGCATCGGCCTCTATCCGACCGTCAGGAACGCCATCGTCGACTCCGGCACCTTCGGGGACGCCGACTCGGTGTCCTGCCGCATAGCCGCCGGAGCGACGACCGGAGCGGTGGGCAGCGCGATATTCAACCCCATCGACGTGGTCCGCATACGCATGCAGGGCGCCAATCCGTACCCGAGCACGCTCGGAGCCTttcgcgccatcgccgcggaggagggcgcgctgGGACTGTGGCGGGGGATAGACGTGTgcgtggcgagggcggcgctgcTGTCGGGCTCGCAACTGGCGACGTACGACACGACGAAGCGATGGATGAAGGACCACGGCGTGATGAGCGAGGGACCCGCGCTGCACTTCACGGCGAGTTTCGTgagcggcgtcgtggcgcaGACGGTGACGCAGCCGGTGGACACGCTCAAGACGCTCGTGATGGCAAACGGCGGTAACGGCGGAGGTAAAGGtaacggcggcgggacgctcgcgacgctcggcgcgctcctcgcgcggtcgGGGCCGATCGGTCTGTACCGCGGGTACTggccggcgatggcgcggcaGGGCCCGGTGATGGTGATTCAGATGCCAATCGTGGAACAGTTCAGGAAGGCGCTCGGCCTCGACTATTTCTAG
- a CDS encoding predicted protein, with amino-acid sequence MSDGEAENGEAANARDLFAWLSREVHELVSHVPRVHSPSPIGFLRDHVSSNRPAVITGAFDDWPAMERWNLDYLADAMGDAKVSVNVTPDGRGDALLSTDGWTVSGLGDDEMKPGEVFVQPEEREMTLREFATMLATPTEDPDANAHASRRPAVPYVSRQCGSLLEEFPSLVDDCADEIPFASQALGKRPDAVNLWIGDERSHTTFHRDHYENVYCVVRGVKVFHLLPPCDGRVLGYVDAPAARFEQKLVAGENRFALALERPRRTVAWASATPASLHARARQTNPRDAVVPIVVEVKAGEALYLPAMWYHHVEQRRDESGQPAVAVNYWYDMSFDDRYAYARFAQEAHARFGGENPSECDGL; translated from the coding sequence ATGAGCGACGGGGAAGCGGAGAACGGCGaggccgcgaacgcgcgcgacctCTTCGCGTGGCTCTCGCGCGAGGTGCACGAGCTGGTGTCCcacgtccctcgcgtccactCGCCGTCACCCATCGGCTTCCTCCGAGACCACGTCTCGTCGAATCGGCCCGCGGTCATCACCGGCGCCTTTGATGACTGGCCCGCGATGGAACGATGGAACCTCGActacctcgccgacgcgatgggcgacgCTAAGGTCTCCGTGAACGTGACGCctgacggacgcggagacgccCTCCTCTCCACGGACGGCTGGACCGTGTCGGgcctcggggacgacgagatgAAGCCCGGCGAGGTGTTTGTTCAACCCGAGGAGAGGGAGATGACGTTACGGGAGTTCGCGACGAtgctggcgacgccgacggaggaTCCAGATGCgaacgcgcacgcgtcccgCCGACCCGCGGTGCCGTACGTGTCGAGGCAGTGCGGCAGCCTGCTCGAGGAGTTCCCGTCGTTGGTGGACGATTGCGCCGACGAGATTCCATTCGCGTCGCAGGCGCTGGGTAAACGCCCGGACGCGGTGAACCTGTGGATCGGCGACGAACGATCGCACACGACGTTCCACAGGGACCACTACGAGAACGTGTACTGTGTGGTGCGCGGGGTGAAGGTATTCCACCTGCTGCCGCCGTGCGACGGGAGGGTGCTCGGGTacgtggacgcgccggcggcgaggttcgagcAAAAACTGGTAGCCGGCGAAAACCgtttcgcgctcgcgctcgagcgaccGAGACGAACGGTGGCGTGGGCGTCGgccaccccggcgtcgcTCCACGCGCGTGCCCGACAAACGAACCCGAGGGACGCCGTGGTTCCGATCGTGGTCGAGGTCAAGGCTGGCGAGGCTCTGTACTTACCCGCGATGTGGTACCATCACGTCGAGCAGCGAAGAGACGAGTCGGGCcaacccgccgtcgccgtcaactACTGGTACGACATGTCATTCGACGACCGTTACGCGTACGCGCGATTCGCGCAGGAGGCACACGCGcggttcggcggcgagaacccCTCCGAGTGCGATGGGCTATAA
- a CDS encoding predicted protein: AQVSKNALDVWGLDKESALHKFFVGEPMGVVASSPDGAFFAGGSLTGAAYVWECATGKLLRTWPAHFKAVSAMAFTPDGSVLVTGGDDTVVSAWTLATLLDPAQNSHPSPTPAHSWAEHSLPVTAITVGQCDGGGAGLVVSGSADRTCKIWTLGGGHLLRTISLPAAIGAVAIDACEATLYAGAVDGRVFEVPLNASAAIGEAAATGSTGVGRSDGRSGAAATLEGHTRSISALACTADGERVVSASDDGTCRVWDVASRQTTHVLRHPRGLAFSALAL; the protein is encoded by the coding sequence GCGCAGGTGTCGAagaacgcgctcgacgtgtGGGGGCTGGACAAGGAGTCCGCGCTGCACAAGTTCTTCGTGGGCGAGCCCATGGGGGTGGTGGCGTCGTCACCCGACGGAGCCTTTTTCGCCGGCGGATCCCTCACCGGAGCCGCGTACGTGTGGGAGTGCGCCACGGGCAAGCTCCTGCGCACGTGGCCCGCGCACTTCAAGGCGGTATCCGCGATGGCGTTCACCCCCGACGGGTCGGTGCTCGTCACCGGGGGGGACGACACGGTGGTATCGGCGTGGACCCTCGCGACCCTGCTCGACCCGGCCCAAAACTCGCacccttcgccgacgccggcgcacTCGTGGGCGGAACACTCACTCCCGGTCACCGCCATCACCGTCGGTCAgtgcgacgggggcggcgccgggctcgtcgtctCGGGATCCGCGGACAGGACGTGCAAGATTTGGACCCTGGGCGGGGGACACCTGCTGCGGACGATCtcgctcccggcggcgatcggcgccgtcgcgatcgacgcgtgcgaggcgacgctctacgccggcgccgtcgacggacgcgtgTTCGAGGTGCCGCtcaacgcgtccgcggcgatcggcgaggccgcggcgacgggttcgacggGTGTTGGGCGGAGCGACGGAcggtcgggcgcggcggcgacgttggaGGGACACACCCGCTCAAtatccgcgctcgcgtgcaccgccgacggcgaacgcgtggTGAGCGCGTCGGACGACGGGACGTGTCGGGTGtgggacgtcgcgtcgcggcagACCACGCACGTGCTGAGGCACCCGCGGGGgttggccttctccgcgctggcgctg